The proteins below are encoded in one region of Equus caballus isolate H_3958 breed thoroughbred chromosome 16, TB-T2T, whole genome shotgun sequence:
- the OR2T83 gene encoding olfactory receptor 2T29 — protein MDNTTWVTNNTKWSDFILVGFFSQSKHPFLLCVVIFVVFLTTLFGNTILILLVYSQAHLRTPMYFFISQLSLLDMMHISVTVPKMLRDQVMGVNKISAPECGLQMFLYLSLVGSECFLLAAMAYDRYVAICHPLHYPILMNHKVCLLLVSGCWFLGSVDGFMLTPVTMTFPFCRSREIHLFFCEVLALMKLSCSDTSLYEMLMYLCRVLMLLIPVRVISSSYTFILLTIHRMNSAEGWKKALNTCSSHMMVITLFYGTSTYNYMLPSSYHTPENDMVVSVFYTIITPVLNPLIYSIRNKDVTGALKKMLSVGSIFQETIK, from the coding sequence ATGGACAACACCACGTGGGTGACCAACAACAccaaatggtcagatttcattCTGGTGGGATTCTTCAGCCAATCCAAGCACCCATTTCTGCTTTGTgtggtcatttttgtggttttcctgaCGACCTTGTTTGGAAACACCATCCTGATCCTTCTGGTATACTCTCAAGCCCACCTCCgcacccccatgtactttttcatCAGTCAACTGTCTCTCCTGGACATGATGCACATTTCTGTCACCGTGCCCAAGATGCTGAGGGACCAGGTCATGGGTGTGAATAAGATCTCAGCCCCTGAATGTGGGTTGCAAATGTTTCTCTATCTGTCTCTAGTAGGTTCAGAATGTTTCCTTCtagctgccatggcctatgaccgttATGTGGCCATCTGCCATCCACTGCATTATCCTATTCTCATGAACCACAAGGTGTGTCTCCTCCTGGTGTCTGGCTGCTGGTTCCTAGGATCAGTGGATGGCTTCATGCTCACACCTGTCACCATGACCTTCCCCTTCTGCAGATCCCGGGAGATCCATCTTTTCTTCTGTGAGGTCCTTGCTTTAAtgaagctctcctgctcagacaCCTCTCTCTATGAGATGCTCATGTACCTGTGCCGTGTACTCATGCTCCTCATCCCTGTGAGAGTCATTTCAAGCTCCTATACTTTTATCCTCCTCACCATCCACAGGATGAACTCAGCAGAGGGGTGGAAGAAGGCCTTAAACACTTGTTCTTCCCATATGATGGTGATCACCCTCTTTTATGGGACTTCCACCTACAACTACATGCTCCCCAGCTCCTACCACACACCTGAGAATGATATGGTTGTATCTGTATTTTACACCATAATCACTCCTGTTCTAAACCCTTTAATCTATAGTATTAGGAATAAGGATGTCACAGGAGCTCTAAAGAAAATGTTGAGTGTGGGATCTATCTTTCAAGAAACTATCAAGTAG